From the Variovorax paradoxus genome, the window CGACGCGCCGCCACGGCCGAGCCGGCGCTCCACCTCGGCCGCGTGCAGCAGCAGCGAGACGACGAGGTTGACCTGGCCGCGCTGTTCGTAGCGCTCGCGCAGGGCTTCGATCTTCGCCAGCGCAAACGGCAGCTCGCCGTCGTGCACTGCCAGCACGATGCGCGCGCGCGCCAGAACGTCGCCGATCTGGCGCAGGGTGCGCGGGTCTTCGTCCGGGTGGCGGGCGTGCAGGGCGTCCAGTTCCTGGAACGACGCACGCGCCGCGTCGACGTCGTTGCAGGCGAGCTCGACGCGCAGGCGCTCGAACAGCACGCAGGCCAGCGCCCGGTCCATCCGGTAGCGCTGCAGGAATCCGGCCGCCTGCCCGAGATGGGCCAGCGCCTCGCGCAGCCTGCCGGCGGCCTGCTGCGCGCGGTTCGACACGATGATCATGCGCAGCGTGGTGTCGGGAATGAGCCCGTCGTGCGTGCCCAGCTGGTCCTGGATGAAGCGCGCCGCGACGATCGGGCCGTGCTGCTCGTACAGCACCTCGACCAGCAGCTGCGCGGTGAGACGGGCCGCCTCGGCGCAGCGTGCGCCGCGCTCGTGCGCCTCGCGCAGCACGTTGCGGTAGATGCGCTCGGCCCGTTGCATGTGGCCCTCGACCGCATACGACAGCCCGATCAGGCACTGGCCCACCAGCGCACCGAAGAGGGTGCCGACGATCGGCTCGCCGCCGATCATGGGCGGCGGCTCGTCGCGCTGGATGCGGCGCGCCTCGTCGAACTCGCCGCGGTGCAGGTAGAGCCAGCTGAGCACGTTGCGGCGTCCGGCCAGCGCGAAGTCGTCGGCCTCCGGCGGTGCCTCGAGCAATTCGGGCAGCAGCCGCGAGACGGCGTCGTTGTCGTCGCTGCGGATGGCGAGCAGGCAGTCGAGCAGGGTGAGCCGGTAGCGCATGGCCGGCTCGAGGCGGGAGGCCTCCGCACGCAGACGCGCCACCGTGCCGGCGCAGTCGTCGAGCCGGTATTCGGCCAGCTCGACCCAGCCCATCCAGAGACGGAGGTTCGGGTTGGTGCACAGCGTGGCGGGGTCGAGCTGGCGCACCAGCGAGATCACTTCGCTCATGCGGCCCTGCAGGAACAGCGTCAGGGCGCCGCGCTCGGCCAGCCGGCCGGCCGCGTCGGTGTCGCCGGCCGCCAGCGCGTGCCGCACGTCCTCGTGGTGCATGCCGCGCAGCGTGAGCGACTGCCAGGCCGACACATGGACCTTGCGCTGCTCCGCCTCGGGCCAGGCGCCGAAGTCGAGCAGCAGCACGGCGCGCGCCAGCGGGTGCAGCTGCCACCAGCGCTCGCCGGCCATCCGGTGCGGCAACGCGGTCAGCAGGCCTTCGCGCACCATCGGTTCCAGCAGCTCGGCGCACAGCGGCGCGGTGTAGCCCTCGCCGGCGAGGTCGGCGCACAGGGCGGCGCTGAACCGGGCGGTGGCCGCGCACAGGGTGAGCAG encodes:
- a CDS encoding LuxR C-terminal-related transcriptional regulator; translated protein: MQPDFLPGAPALRTRSRRLLVRQALLDRLAGPEPGQRRCIVLRAPPGFGKTSLLLTWQRQLVAAEIDIAWVRLADIEGGDLQFMAALMAALAGIDSAIPRAAVVHARPDADAIERLVIALVRGVAAHGRRIVLIVDDAHRAESGNVLNALQLLVEYAPSNLLCVFAGRDHLPVTMAHAPVSKSVLELRNEDLRFTLAESLDYLRMRLPCIDERAAAAIHLLTEGWPALLRLAGAEVRRRRGTPSPLLHGRPDPEPFAAYFRAHVFPRLSVTQRRLLTLCAATARFSAALCADLAGEGYTAPLCAELLEPMVREGLLTALPHRMAGERWWQLHPLARAVLLLDFGAWPEAEQRKVHVSAWQSLTLRGMHHEDVRHALAAGDTDAAGRLAERGALTLFLQGRMSEVISLVRQLDPATLCTNPNLRLWMGWVELAEYRLDDCAGTVARLRAEASRLEPAMRYRLTLLDCLLAIRSDDNDAVSRLLPELLEAPPEADDFALAGRRNVLSWLYLHRGEFDEARRIQRDEPPPMIGGEPIVGTLFGALVGQCLIGLSYAVEGHMQRAERIYRNVLREAHERGARCAEAARLTAQLLVEVLYEQHGPIVAARFIQDQLGTHDGLIPDTTLRMIIVSNRAQQAAGRLREALAHLGQAAGFLQRYRMDRALACVLFERLRVELACNDVDAARASFQELDALHARHPDEDPRTLRQIGDVLARARIVLAVHDGELPFALAKIEALRERYEQRGQVNLVVSLLLHAAEVERRLGRGGASAARVRAALRLGHRLGLMQTLLSAHDNALALIRTVATEPQLDPVLVFYAERIEALARSLRDETAAPPPTTRFPEDRSVTRLLTLREAEIAELLLQSLPNKKIALTLGLSLDTVKWHLKNIYLKLDAHGRDAVAERMRHELARDGRK